GATCGGCTGGATCTGCTCGGTAAGGTAGGGCTTGTTAGCTAGCTTCCATTAGCCAGCAGCTATCAGTAGATTTACGGCTTATATCCGCGGCTGTTCTCCCAGATAGATCAGCTAAAGCTGGAGGCGCCGGTCAGACACAATGGTCGGTCAGTTGCAGATTTATTTGAGTGTTGACATTGGTAAATAATTCATCTAAATTGGGGACAAATCAACGCCACCTTTGTTTGGCTCGAGCGCAGCCTGACACGTTTGGCCTGTTTTATTGTCTCCGAATAGCGAAAGGCAACGAATCGTTTTCGGTGTAGGTTAATTTGGCTTGTTAGGCTAACTTTACCGTGTTCACGCGAACAGAAGAAACCCGTCAGCTGTTAACTCTAGAAGATCTTAAAAGCCACCCAGACCACCACTACCACAATGGCGCAACACGACCCCTCTCATGTAGCCAGTTCACAGAAAGCACTGATGCTGGAACTGAAGAGCCTTCAGGAGGAACCCGTCGAGGGATTCAAAATAACACTGGTGGACGAGGCTGATTTATACAACTGGGAAGTGGCTATTTTTGGACCACCAAACACTCACTATGAAGGGGGTTATTTCAAGGTAAGAAATCCAAAGTGGAGGATGTGTTAGCGTGGGCACTTCACATAATAAAATGCAATGCACATTATTTCCTAATTGAATGAAAGCTACCACACCACGCAGCTCCTAAAGGTCTGTTTTTGTCCTAGGCTCGGATCAAGTTTCCTCTAGACTACCCATACTCCCCACCTGCTTTCCGCTTCCTCACCAAAATGTGGCACCCCAACATCTATGAGGTAACATCGTGACATACTTGTGTGCCCTCTTATTATTACCGTTTATGAAATGAGTAGTTCTTCAGTTGCCCCATGATGCATGTGATATTTGAAGGCGCTGTCTTCGcctctgtgcttttcttttcttcccagAACGGAGACGTGTGTATTTCTATACTGCACCCTCCAGTGGACGACCCACAGAGCGGGGAGCTGCCTTCAGAGAGATGGAATCCCACCCAGAACGTCCGGTTAGCGCTCCCTCATTATCTCTTACATGTCTCTCCTTTCTGGGTGCCTCACTCCTTTGTCCTCTCTCAGCCGCTTCAATAATttacctggctcacagtcttaTCACATGACATTCGTCTTCATTGCTTTCTTTTCACTAGTGCCTAGAAACTGAATCCATATCTGGGCACTCAATGCATTACACAGGATGTTAGTTAAAGCAGCTTCATTTGCCTAAGAGGAAGATATCCTCTTTATACTGTTTCATTGTAATAGATGGTGCTGTATTATATATTGCTGTCAGAGGTTATTACACAAACCCACTTATTAGGAAATTTAATCACCATCACTGTGGAAAATACAAAATTTGCAATTTATGAATATGCTTAATACTCAGTGGCAAtcttaaaattgttttgtattgttgtCTTGGGAAGCATGCAGTAAAAAATTTTGGGTTACTTAGAAATGTTGAAaggaagctttttaaaaaaatatatatgtgtgaaATTGATCAAAAATGTGGTAAACTGGTTATTTAATGGAAAtattaagtctttttttttttttttttaatggaatttaCAAAGCCCTACAGAGGTCTATTTTTAGCAACACACAATCCAGTGGTGTAGTGACTCATTGTGTTATCTAATGCAAATTTCTTGTCATTTACAATAGTTCTGATCAATTTAAATTGTTGAAgttatttagttttaaatttGTGTGGATTTAGTAGTGTGGTTAAAGAGGCTTTTCTTTATAGATTTAAAAGtcaaatgtgttgttttttttgttttgtttttaattgacaTGAGGGACAAAGTAAATCAAatattccacttttttttttttttttctctgtcctgCAGTAAATGTCATGCTGACTGCCACCTTTCTCTTTGCTTCCAGGACCATTCTGCTGAGTGTGATCTCACTGCTCAATGAACCCAACACCTTTTCTCCTGCCAATGTGGACGCGTCTGTCATGTACCGCAAGTGGAGGGACAGCAAAGGCAAAGACCGGGAATATGTAGAGATCATTAGGTAAATGGTTATCATAATTTCTTCATAGTTAATGGCACAATaaagatgccccccccccccccccccccccccatttttttttttttaatggaggcCTATTATGCTGATTTCCAGCTCTAGATATTTATTGTTCAACTTCACCAAAGTAGCTTTGTGTgattcacagttaaaaaaaatctgcggGCCTTTAAATTCTGTGtgtggaacaaaagccatttCTCTCCTCACCACTGCCAGTAACACTGCTTTCTTCTAACTGGACAGCTTTTGTGAGCGATACTACCCATAGTTTGTTAGCATGACCTGTAATCATGAAAAGCTGACATGGCaaatagaggggaaaaaaatttaatatacactgcctggccaaaaaaggtccccacctggatttaactaaggaAATGTGTAAGATCCTTCCATTgaataaatactgcagtaatGAATATGTTTCATTAATGTGTTTCGAC
This portion of the Archocentrus centrarchus isolate MPI-CPG fArcCen1 chromosome 17, fArcCen1, whole genome shotgun sequence genome encodes:
- the cdc34b gene encoding cell division cycle 34 homolog b — protein: MAQHDPSHVASSQKALMLELKSLQEEPVEGFKITLVDEADLYNWEVAIFGPPNTHYEGGYFKARIKFPLDYPYSPPAFRFLTKMWHPNIYENGDVCISILHPPVDDPQSGELPSERWNPTQNVRTILLSVISLLNEPNTFSPANVDASVMYRKWRDSKGKDREYVEIIRKQVLATKAEAERDGVKVPTTLAEYCVRTRAPAPDEGSDLFYDYCYDDDDVEGEDGDCCYDEDDSGNEES